The Chryseolinea soli nucleotide sequence AGACGCCCCCCGGCAGGGAGAACAAACCAAAATGAATGAACATGGAAAACTTCTGATGTTGCCATTCGGCGACGGCTTGAGCAGAGGGCTTTGGCATGGGTTGCGCCGGGGTAGCCTCCGGAACAGGTTTTTCTTTTTGACAGGCTGTGAAGAACACCAGCGCGAGGGCCAGGTGGAGAAGGGAATTGATCTTTTTCATGCAAATGGGAATGATCCATTGGCAATATATAACGAAGCGGAGACAAATCATTGCAGGACCAATACGTTTCGGTAAGGTCACGAACTGGCGTCATAGCGACTGCCCGAATCGTCACTTCGAGGAGGGTACAGCGATGTTGCGCCATCAACGTGCGTGCTTACTGTCTCGTCCTAAAATAAGTTTACAGATTTAACATCATTACTATTGTCGTGTTTTGATGTTGGAATGTGGATAACTCCACAAGAATACCTTTCAAAGTAATGTACTTTTGAGAGTTATCCATATTTCAACATCTTGAATGGATAATTTCAGGAGTCTGGTAGCCACAGCTCATATGAGGGCGTTCTTCATTATATAGCCTAACTACCAAATCCATTGTCATCTTGGCCTGATTCAAATTGTGAACGGAGTATTCGTTAAGGTACTCTTCTTTTAATATACCATTCACACGCTCAGCCAAAGCATTTTCATAGGGGTCTCCATTCTCTGTCATACTAATTTGAATCAGGCTATCCCGAAGCAACTGCGTGTATTGGCGACAGCAGTATTGCAGACCCCTGTCAGAGTGATGGATTAGGCTGATGGGCTTCGTCTGGATTGTACGTAGAGCCATTTTTAATGCTTGGACAGTTCCAGTAGCTTCCAGTGTCTTGGCTACATGATAGCCAATAATTTTTCGCGAATAGGCATCCGTAATCAAACTGATATAAACGTATCCACTATTAATTTTCCAATAAGTTATATCACTTACCCAAAGTTGGTTTACGCGATCTGGAATGCATTGCTTAATTAAATTAGGGTATTTATGGAAGTGGTGCTGGGAGTTTGTCGTAAATACCTTTCTCTTTTTCCGGACAACCAATAAGTTGTTGATTTCTAGCAACTTAAAAAATGCATCACGGCCCATTTTGATTTGGTGCTCGTGCAAAAAAGACTGTATCATTCGATAAATTTTTCTTCCTCCCATGCGAGGATGTCGGTCCCTAATTTTATATACCTGGCTCAATACAACTTTGAGCGTAGTCTGCTGAGAGTTTTGATGTTTGAAATGTTGATAATAAGCCTGAGAAGTTATACCAAGTAATCGACATAGCCGGATCAGGGCGATGTGTTTGTAACGCAACTTCATTTGATGGATTACTTGGTATCGGACTTTTTTTGGATGTCAATTTTGAGATCCTTCTCCGCTATCTGAATCATCCGTCTGTAAGCTTCTTCTTTTAGTCGGCTATCCTCCAGCTGCTTTTCCAGTTCTTTAATCCTGGCTGTTAGCGCCTGATCTGAGTCTTTTTTGCCCTTCTTCTTACTACCCATAGGTCGCAAATTTAAGGGTTTCCTTGGAACACGTTTTTTCTCGAGACCAAGCTGACGCATCCACCTCAATAACCGACCCTGATTTCTACTGCCCTTATCTATGAACTGACGCCAAAATTCATCTTTGCATCCACCTCTTGAATGATACAATTCGATTAGCCGCTTCTTTTCTTCGTCGCTTAAACGGGTCCACTTTCTCTTTTTAGTTCTCATTGCAGGTTTACTGGTTTAGTGTAAACCTATTTCAGGACAAGACATACAGCTAGCGCACCTGTGGCGCAATGAATGCAGCGGACTCATACCCCAGGCTAAAGCCTGGGGTTAATAAAGTGCATCTTCAAACTTGTGTTAATATAATCTACCGTCGCCGGATAACCCCAGGCTTTAGCCTGGGGTTAAGCGCCAAAGCTCGAAACGTGCCACAGGAACAATTGGATCTGACTTCACACGATCTGGCACGAAACGCACGCACTGCCATCGCGCTTCACACAGAGGACACGTCCTCATCTCTTTAGTGAAGAGCCGGATGCAGCGGGTTTAGTAGAACGCCAGACACTTCAAGCCAACGCCTTCCGCGCTTCCCGGTCGGGATCGTTCTTCACCGCGCAAGTATCATCCAGGATCATCGTCTCGCCGTTGGCTGCCGTGTAGGCCGGCCAGCGCGGCAACGATCCGCCATTGGGATTTCCGGTACGCATAAAGTTTACCAGCGCATCCGACATTTTGGTGGAAAGTTTGCGTGGCCGTGCGCCGCCGCCGGTATGGGTGAGCATGACGTCGGTGTTGTAGAACCAAAAACAAATGTCCGAACAATGGAAAGCGCGCATACGGTTGTCGAACAACGGTGGCTGCCAGCCAAACCAGGCAACATACACGCCAGCCGATTGTTTGGATTTTGCATCGGCGAGGGCGATGGCATTCTGGCGGTTGCTGGCAATCATGGACCATATTTCAATCGGACGCTTGTCCGGAAAGGCTTTGGTGTAAGCATCCACAATGCTTCCGGTCTTATCGCCAAAACGGTCTTTGAGTTTATCCTTCACCCCGTTGATATCTATTTTTTCAAGCGTGGAGTCTGTTCTGCTTGGCGATTGCTCGTTGAAGGTGGAACAGATGAGCATGGGAACATCTGCTGCTGTGGGAGCGGGCTCAAGGTTGTAGGGATGTTGGGGAAGATAGGTGCCGTCTACCACGGGAGCAAAGCCGCCACCCCCGCCGAACATGGGCAGTTTCATGTCTTCTCTGTACTTCGTGAATGCGCGGGATGCAAACTCCAGGTACTGTTTCCAGGGCATTTGCTGGAGCTTATCCATATCGTTGTACGTGAGACCTGCTTCCTTCAGGATGTAGGACGCCAGCTTTTCGGCATTGGCCTTTTCCACGGCCTTTAAAGAAGATCCGCTCAACGCCACGGCCTTGTGAAACAATCCTTTTGCGGCCGGCATGGCCGTGAGCACACACACCTTTGCTCCGCCACCCGATTGTCCCATGATGGTCACATTGCCGGGGTCGCCACCAAAGTTGGCGATGTTGTCGCGCACCCACTCCAGGGCAGCCACACAATCCAGCATGCCGACGTTTCCGGATGCACCGAACTTCTCGCCCGCCGCACCAAAGTGGGCATATCCGAAAGGCCCCAGCCGGTGGTTGATGGAAACAAACACGATGTCGTTCTTTCGCGCAAGGTTTTCGCCGTGGTATCCGTCTTGTTCAATAGCGTTCCCGTTGGCGTAGCCACCGCCATGCAGCCAAACCATCACGGGACGTTTCTTTCCGTCGTTGATGACCGGCGTCCATACGTTCAGCTTCAGACAGTCTTCGCTGACGTCGTCGTAGTTCCAGTGATCTACAAAAGAGGCATAGACATTCGCATATCTTTTCTCCATATTCTGGGGGGCTGTGTTGCCCCACCACACCGCAGGCAGCACGTCGGTCCACGGTTTGGGTTTCTGTGGCGGCATGAACCGGTTTGCCCCGGAAGTATCGGCCCCATATGGTATTCCCAGGAATGTGTTGATGCCGCGCAACATGAACCCTTTGACTTTACCGTAGGCGGTGTTGGCTACGGCAATATTGTCTCCGATGAACAATACCTGGCCGTCTTTGTCGGTATCGTTCTTGCCGGAAGAAGCGATGGCCTGCGGGGCGAAGCCGAGTGCTGCTGCGCTTAACCCGGCGTTCTGAATAAATTTTCTGCGATTGGTCTTCATGGCTTGAGTGGGTTTAGAGAAAGCATGTCATCAAAATCGGGGAGGTGTTCCGGCGCTCACGGCCAGGATGTCTTTGTCGGGCTGGTTGCGAACCGCGGGCGCGTTATCAAACAGCATCGTCGCGCCAACGGCTTCGGTATACTTCGGCCATGTGGGCAGACCTTTGTGATTCGGGTCGCCGGTCCGCGCGAAGTTTATCCAAGCCTGGCTCATTTTGTCGGCGAGCGCATACGCTTCTTTGCCGCCACCGGTCATTTCCTCGCAGCGCGCAATGTTGTTCATCACAAAGGGGATCTCCATACAATGAAAAGCTTTATAGTCGCCATTGAACACGGGCGACTGCCACGTGAACAAATACATGAATACTGGGGCCGAACCGTTGGCCGATTTGGCATTGGCTTCGGCGACCATGCCGGGGCGGAAGAAACCGTCGATATCCACCAGGTCACTGGCGCGGGTGTCGTTTGGATACGTTTTCTTTACGGCGGCGAGATACGCTTCCGTTTTGTCTCCCCATTGTTTTTGTAAATGCGCTTTGGCTTGTTCGGGAGTTGCCTTTCTGAGGTCCGGGTTGCGGATCGATGTGATGAATTCATTTTTTGTGGAGCCGATGATCAAGGGAATGTTCGCGGAAAGGGCAAGGGCCTTGGGATCGCTCATATGGTAAGGCAGAAAATCGCTGTCGAGTGTTGGGCCCCAGCCGAAGCGTAATCCAGCGCCAACGGGTTTGCCTTCGGCGGCGAGTTGTTCGCGCACTTTTTGGAGCGCTTTGTTTCCGGCCGCCACCAGTTTGTCGTACGGAACTTTCGCGATCGAGTCAACACGCGAAGGAATGATGCCCAGCTCGTTCAACACGGCGGCGCCGATCCGCTTCGAGATCACATTGTCCTGGAAGTCGGCCCACACGCCGCTTTCGACGATCGCTTTGTGAAACAGTCCTTTCGCTTTTGGTGAACTCATGAGGGTGGTAACTTTTCCACCGCCACCCGATTGTCCAAAGATCGTGACGTTGTTGGGGTCGCCGCCAAAATTTGAAATATTCTCTTTCACCCACTCCAGGGCGGCCACCAGGTCGAGAAAGCTTGCGTTGGAGGATCCTTTGTATTTGTCTCCGTATTCAGAGAGGTCGAGGAAGCCCAGGATGTTCAGCCGGTGATTGACCGACACGAGGATGACATCGCCCTTCCGGCTGATGGATTCGCCGTCGTAGGAGGGAAGCTCCTGCGATGATCCCGCCGTGTAGCCGCCGCCGTGGATCCAGAACATGACGGGCCGTTTCTTTCCGTCGTTGATCCCTGGCGTCCAAACATTTAAACGGAGGCAGTCCTCGTTGGTATATCCCCAATCGTGATGAAAAAGGAATTCGCTTTCGTCGTTGACCTGCGTGGTGGGATTTAGCAGCGGAGACACGGGGCCATAGGTCATCGAGCTTCGAACACCTTCCCAGGGTGTGGGCTTTTGTGGAGCCTGAAATCTTTTGGCTTGCGCATAGGGAATTCCTTTATAAGCATAGATGCCGTTGTGAATATACCCGCGCACTTTCCCCGAGTTGGTTTGTGCCACGGCAATATCTTGTCCGTTCTGAATGGGAAGCGTTGTGCTTTTTTGTCCGCTGGCATGCAAAGCTGCGAGGACGCTCCAGAGTACGATGGCGGTAATGATTCTTTTCATAGGCTGCATTCAATGTGTTTCGTGTACACAATAATATCTAAAATCAGCTTATTTCTTTCGCGGGGCGATCTGGTTTTCCACAGGCGGCAAGACGCTTCCCCGGGAGAACGATGCCTGCGCGCTTTTGGCAATATGATCCGCTGCGTTGTCAAAAGAACGCCGGTCAATACATCAAATCCCCTTTCCATGCTATGTGTTCGGTAACTTGGAGCATCTGTCGAAGATTTTCAAAGATCCATCTAAGGTTTCATCCTGTTTATTTCAGTGCTGCAGGGCTACATACCCGGAGGCATGGTCTTCCGATAGAACTTTCGCATCGCGCGAGGCGCGGTAAACCGGTAGCCGAGATCAAAGCCAATGTAGCGATTAACGGTAGACAGTGTGATGAATTGAAGCGCGGCGCGGTTCCAGTCGTATTCGAAGCGAACACCACCATACATGCGCCGGGATTGATAACCGATACTGGCCCGGCCTTCCGGCCGGAAGACAAACGCTTGACGGGCGCTTACCTTTTGCTGTGGGTTCTCCAGGAATTTGTAGAGGTAGAGATTGACCGAAGGGAAAAATACGAATGAAACAAAAAAGCGTCGGCGAAGAACGAGATTGCCGCCCACGCCAGGTCCTGCTTCCACCCTCACGCTTCGCAGCGTGGCGATGTTGGCAAAGGCGGGATCATAGTAAGGCTGTTGGGTGCGCGTGATGAGCGCAGAGTCGCCCGACAACTGGTGGTAGAAGGCGCCGGCCTTGAGCAACAACCCGATCCGGCTCCGGACCTGGCGCTGGGAGAACGTGATGGGCGCGGCGTAGGAATACTGTTTCCAATTGAAATTATAAATTCCTTCGAACTGGAATTCCTTGCTCAACACGTCGGGCCGGAGACGATACGAACCGTCGGTGCCGCGGTTGATTGCGCCGATGTCGGTGAAGCCTTTGATGCGGATGTATTTGAATTGGAACGAGTATGCGCTCCCCAGGAATTTCAACGTGGCCGTGCGATAAGCGCTGGGCGTGTACGCGTCATTTTTTTGAAGGCCCGACTTGAGCAGGAAAGCAAAGCCTGCGGCCACGTAGCGATAGCTCGCCGAAAACCCCAGGATGTCGCCCATGCTCGTGCGGAAGTTCGACGACGCAGACGCCTCCGATGCACGCGGGCTTAGGTTGAGCCGCACGCCGGGAGAAAGCACATGCACACCCACCGACAACGCGTTGGGATAGGTTTTTATGTAGGCCGTGTCGAGCGGTGCGCGCTTGATGCGCAGGTGCGGGAAGAACTTCCGGTAGAATTTGTCGGGATGCAACAACACATTTTCCTGTGCGGCTGCGACGGTCGGGACCACAAGGAGCAGAGCAAACAATACCTGGCGGCCGCGGGAAGATTTCATAGGGGAGATGCGTGTACGGAAATAACATGAAAAGAGCGCCATTGTTAGACGGACGGAAGGAAAGTTGGACGGACGGTCAACCCTTCGCGACGCGATTTACAGGCAAAATGCATCTGTCGAAATTTTCCAACGATCCGTCTAATGTTCAATCCTGGCGTGTTCAGGGTAATTTTATCCTGTCGATATTGCCGGCGGAAAGCTTTTTCAATTTAAGCTTACCGGTTGAACAGTCATCAAAAGCATGGGGAGTTTGCTGATGGAAAAGAATAACGAGTTGATTGAAACCGAACATCCGCGTAAAAGCAAAGGTGTAAAAATCGAAAGAGAGGCCTATGCTGTTGCGGCAGATCTAATACTGAAGCAGATCAGGCAAGAAGAAGACGCCACCCTGGCAACGCTCATTGCCGAGGCCGAAAAAACGATCACGACCTATCCCAATGTGGCGTGGCTGGTGTTTCATGTGAAGCTTGACCTCGAAGCCAAAGGATTTATCCGGCTGATGCCTTCACGGCTAAAGAAAAATGTATTTGTATTACGGTTAACATCGAAGGCCCGGCAAAAAGGGAAATCTTTCGACTACTATCAATAACCCAACCTCCCAAAAATGTAATTCAGTTTTGCGCTTTTACCGTGCGCTTGCTATCTTCCTAAAATAGCACCGAAGGCATGAAAGCGTGGCTCCTTTCCAAGATCACAAACCTCGCCGGCGAAACGGCCCCGCTCCACTGGAGCGACGTGCCGGTGCCTCACCCTGCGGAGCGGGAGGTGGTCATCAAAGTTTCATGTTGTGGCGTTTGTCATACCGAGCTCGATGAAATAGAAGGCCGCACACCGCCGCCGGCCTTTCCGGTCATACCGGGCCACCAGGTCATTGGCGTGGTGCATGAAACCGGAGCGCGTGCCAACCGTTTTCGCAAAGGCGACCGGGTGGGCGTGGCCTGGATCTATTCGGCGTGTGGGCAGTGTGAATATTGTTTGGCGGGAACGGAAAATCTCTGTCCCGATTTCAGGGCCACCGGGAGAGATCATCATGGCGGCTACGCAGAATATTTAGCGATCGACGAAAAATTTGCTTATTCCATACCGGCTGTGTTCTCCGATGCAGAGGCTGCGCCGCTTTTGTGTGCCGGCGCGATCGGCTACCGCTCACTGAAACTTGCCGGGCTTTCCGATGGCGATACCCTCGGGCTTACGGGATTTGGCGCGTCGGGTCACCTGGTGCTAAAACTCGCGCGACACTTGTATCCGAAGAGTGCCATCGATGTCTTTGCCCGGAGCGCTGAAGAGCAGGAATTTGCGAGAGGGCTTGGTGCCCGTTGGGCGGGTGCTGCGGGCGACACGCCGCCATACCAGGCCAACGCCATCATCGACACCACGCCGGTTTGGGCGACGATCACGCAAGCCTTGTTGCAATTAAAGCCGGGAGGGCGGTTGGTCATCAATGCTATTCGCAAGGAGTCTGGGGATCAAGATGCATTGCTCGCACTCCGGTATCAGGATCATTTGTGGATGGAGAAAGAAATAAAATCGGTGGCGAACATCACGCGTGCCGATGTGGAGGAGTTCTTGGCGATTGCTGCGTCTATTCCGATAAGACCTGAAATAGAAATTTATCCGTTTGAAAAAGCAAACGAAGCGTTAACCGATTTGAAGCATAAGCATGTTCGGGGGGCGAAGGTGTTGGTGCTGTAGGTTTAGTGAGTGTAAATGCATTTCACCGCCTCACCATTGCTAAAGCGCCCGTCTTCGCTAAAGCTACGACGGGCAAGCAGGCAAAGTTGACGCAGAGGAAATACAGATGTTGTAAGGGAGTGCTTGAGGTGTACAGTTTATTTGTATTGGTATAGTTTTAACTTTTGGATTCCAAAATTGCCCACCTCGAATCGCAGGTGTCTGCCCTGGTGACTTTGGTCGCCGTTCATAACTCGTGCGGGTGTCCACCGCTCATGGTCGAACGTTCCTTCTTCGATGGTTAGAATGCCGGCTTCGCCTTGATCGGGGT carries:
- a CDS encoding IS3 family transposase, which produces MKLRYKHIALIRLCRLLGITSQAYYQHFKHQNSQQTTLKVVLSQVYKIRDRHPRMGGRKIYRMIQSFLHEHQIKMGRDAFFKLLEINNLLVVRKKRKVFTTNSQHHFHKYPNLIKQCIPDRVNQLWVSDITYWKINSGYVYISLITDAYSRKIIGYHVAKTLEATGTVQALKMALRTIQTKPISLIHHSDRGLQYCCRQYTQLLRDSLIQISMTENGDPYENALAERVNGILKEEYLNEYSVHNLNQAKMTMDLVVRLYNEERPHMSCGYQTPEIIHSRC
- a CDS encoding carboxylesterase/lipase family protein gives rise to the protein MKTNRRKFIQNAGLSAAALGFAPQAIASSGKNDTDKDGQVLFIGDNIAVANTAYGKVKGFMLRGINTFLGIPYGADTSGANRFMPPQKPKPWTDVLPAVWWGNTAPQNMEKRYANVYASFVDHWNYDDVSEDCLKLNVWTPVINDGKKRPVMVWLHGGGYANGNAIEQDGYHGENLARKNDIVFVSINHRLGPFGYAHFGAAGEKFGASGNVGMLDCVAALEWVRDNIANFGGDPGNVTIMGQSGGGAKVCVLTAMPAAKGLFHKAVALSGSSLKAVEKANAEKLASYILKEAGLTYNDMDKLQQMPWKQYLEFASRAFTKYREDMKLPMFGGGGGFAPVVDGTYLPQHPYNLEPAPTAADVPMLICSTFNEQSPSRTDSTLEKIDINGVKDKLKDRFGDKTGSIVDAYTKAFPDKRPIEIWSMIASNRQNAIALADAKSKQSAGVYVAWFGWQPPLFDNRMRAFHCSDICFWFYNTDVMLTHTGGGARPRKLSTKMSDALVNFMRTGNPNGGSLPRWPAYTAANGETMILDDTCAVKNDPDREARKALA
- a CDS encoding carboxylesterase/lipase family protein, producing MKRIITAIVLWSVLAALHASGQKSTTLPIQNGQDIAVAQTNSGKVRGYIHNGIYAYKGIPYAQAKRFQAPQKPTPWEGVRSSMTYGPVSPLLNPTTQVNDESEFLFHHDWGYTNEDCLRLNVWTPGINDGKKRPVMFWIHGGGYTAGSSQELPSYDGESISRKGDVILVSVNHRLNILGFLDLSEYGDKYKGSSNASFLDLVAALEWVKENISNFGGDPNNVTIFGQSGGGGKVTTLMSSPKAKGLFHKAIVESGVWADFQDNVISKRIGAAVLNELGIIPSRVDSIAKVPYDKLVAAGNKALQKVREQLAAEGKPVGAGLRFGWGPTLDSDFLPYHMSDPKALALSANIPLIIGSTKNEFITSIRNPDLRKATPEQAKAHLQKQWGDKTEAYLAAVKKTYPNDTRASDLVDIDGFFRPGMVAEANAKSANGSAPVFMYLFTWQSPVFNGDYKAFHCMEIPFVMNNIARCEEMTGGGKEAYALADKMSQAWINFARTGDPNHKGLPTWPKYTEAVGATMLFDNAPAVRNQPDKDILAVSAGTPPRF
- a CDS encoding DUF4421 family protein, which produces MKSSRGRQVLFALLLVVPTVAAAQENVLLHPDKFYRKFFPHLRIKRAPLDTAYIKTYPNALSVGVHVLSPGVRLNLSPRASEASASSNFRTSMGDILGFSASYRYVAAGFAFLLKSGLQKNDAYTPSAYRTATLKFLGSAYSFQFKYIRIKGFTDIGAINRGTDGSYRLRPDVLSKEFQFEGIYNFNWKQYSYAAPITFSQRQVRSRIGLLLKAGAFYHQLSGDSALITRTQQPYYDPAFANIATLRSVRVEAGPGVGGNLVLRRRFFVSFVFFPSVNLYLYKFLENPQQKVSARQAFVFRPEGRASIGYQSRRMYGGVRFEYDWNRAALQFITLSTVNRYIGFDLGYRFTAPRAMRKFYRKTMPPGM
- a CDS encoding DUF6958 family protein; the protein is MEKNNELIETEHPRKSKGVKIEREAYAVAADLILKQIRQEEDATLATLIAEAEKTITTYPNVAWLVFHVKLDLEAKGFIRLMPSRLKKNVFVLRLTSKARQKGKSFDYYQ
- a CDS encoding zinc-dependent alcohol dehydrogenase family protein encodes the protein MKAWLLSKITNLAGETAPLHWSDVPVPHPAEREVVIKVSCCGVCHTELDEIEGRTPPPAFPVIPGHQVIGVVHETGARANRFRKGDRVGVAWIYSACGQCEYCLAGTENLCPDFRATGRDHHGGYAEYLAIDEKFAYSIPAVFSDAEAAPLLCAGAIGYRSLKLAGLSDGDTLGLTGFGASGHLVLKLARHLYPKSAIDVFARSAEEQEFARGLGARWAGAAGDTPPYQANAIIDTTPVWATITQALLQLKPGGRLVINAIRKESGDQDALLALRYQDHLWMEKEIKSVANITRADVEEFLAIAASIPIRPEIEIYPFEKANEALTDLKHKHVRGAKVLVL